One Carcharodon carcharias isolate sCarCar2 chromosome 1, sCarCar2.pri, whole genome shotgun sequence DNA window includes the following coding sequences:
- the LOC121276027 gene encoding lysyl oxidase homolog 3B-like, with protein MWDPRVTLTLLGIWVLTVCGQQMTQMPPHGEKVAVRMSGYPRKHNEGRVEVLYEGEWGTICDDDFKLENAMVLCRMMGFTTATGWTHSAKYGKGTGRVWLDNLECLGTEKDISECKSLGWGQTDCTHEEDAGVICKDERIPGYIDSNVISVLDQEGVSSG; from the exons atgtgggACCCACGTGTGACACTAACGCTCCTGGGGATATGGGTGCTGACGGTGTGTGGTCAGCAGATGACGCAGATGCCCCCTCACGGGGAGAAGGTGGCGGTCCGAATGTCGGGCTATCCTCGCAAGCACAACGAGGGCCGAGTGGAGGTCCTCtatgagggagagtgggggaccATCTGTGACGACGACTTCAAGCTGGAGAATGCCATGGTTCTGTGCAGGATGATGGGTTTCACGACAGCCACAGGGTGGACCCACAGCGCCAAGTATGGCAAAGGGACAG GGAGGGTGTGGCTGGATAACTTGGAATGTCTGGGGACAGAGAAGGATATCTCCGAGTGCAAGTCCCTAGGCTGGGGTCAAACCGACTGCACCCACGAGGAGGATGCCGGAGTCATCTGCAAGGATGAGAGGATCCCTGGATATATAGACTCGAACGTCATTTCG GTATTAgatcaggaaggtgttagctcaggataa